The following coding sequences lie in one Microvirga sp. 17 mud 1-3 genomic window:
- a CDS encoding cytochrome C oxidase subunit IV family protein encodes MTAHIRTLVLVWIALMALLGLTLGASFLPLGAFKPVVNVGIGFAKAALIFWFFMHLREVSGLIRLAALAGAVGIIIMLALISSDYLTRHWLEVPL; translated from the coding sequence ATGACGGCCCATATTCGTACCCTCGTCCTCGTCTGGATTGCGCTCATGGCGCTTCTGGGACTGACACTCGGCGCAAGCTTTCTGCCGCTGGGTGCGTTCAAGCCGGTGGTAAATGTCGGTATCGGATTTGCCAAGGCGGCCCTGATCTTCTGGTTCTTCATGCACCTGAGGGAGGTAAGCGGGCTGATCCGGCTCGCTGCACTCGCAGGAGCAGTCGGCATCATCATCATGCTCGCCTTAATTTCGAGCGACTATCTCACCCGGCATTGGTTGGAGGTCCCTCTTTAA
- a CDS encoding PetM family of cytochrome b6f complex subunit 7, whose amino-acid sequence MLKFLARMFGLLLVAAGFVGLVIDGTRSIVNNVISFTTVDSLIGFLVPGGVPELQTRVAARLSPWFWDTFLIHLLQFPASVTAFLIGAFLLWAGQRSMEPIGYLAGR is encoded by the coding sequence TTGTTGAAGTTTCTGGCGCGTATGTTCGGCTTGCTGCTGGTCGCCGCTGGCTTCGTCGGTCTTGTGATCGACGGAACCCGCTCGATCGTCAATAATGTGATATCGTTCACGACGGTCGACAGCCTTATCGGCTTCCTTGTCCCGGGCGGCGTACCGGAGCTTCAGACCCGCGTTGCGGCTCGGCTATCGCCCTGGTTCTGGGATACCTTCCTCATCCATCTTCTCCAGTTCCCGGCATCCGTTACGGCTTTCCTTATCGGCGCCTTCCTGCTCTGGGCGGGGCAGAGATCCATGGAGCCTATCGGCTATCTGGCCGGGCGCTGA
- a CDS encoding DUF3341 domain-containing protein yields MREPRAYGETLQELYGVMAEFKSPDALKQAVHQARMRGYRRLDAFTPFPVEGLAEEIGFSDWRVPLATLAGGAFGTGLGYGMQVYTNLNYPLNVGGRPIVAPSAFMLITFELLVLFAVVFGIGAMLILNRLPRLHHPLFGADRFDTASLDQFFLVIFSDDEKFDARHIQNFLWSLGPERVQTVPSAGGPG; encoded by the coding sequence ATGCGTGAGCCCCGGGCGTATGGCGAGACGTTACAGGAACTTTACGGGGTCATGGCAGAGTTCAAGAGCCCGGATGCACTCAAGCAAGCCGTGCATCAGGCGCGTATGCGTGGATACCGTCGACTGGATGCGTTCACGCCCTTTCCTGTGGAGGGGCTCGCGGAGGAGATCGGATTCTCAGACTGGCGCGTTCCGCTAGCCACACTTGCTGGAGGCGCTTTCGGTACGGGCTTGGGGTATGGCATGCAGGTCTACACGAACCTGAACTATCCCTTGAATGTCGGCGGACGCCCCATCGTGGCTCCCTCTGCGTTCATGCTGATCACGTTTGAGCTGCTCGTCCTGTTTGCAGTCGTGTTTGGGATCGGCGCGATGTTGATCCTCAATCGTCTGCCACGACTTCATCATCCACTGTTCGGTGCGGACCGTTTCGACACAGCATCGTTGGATCAGTTCTTTCTCGTCATTTTTAGTGATGACGAGAAGTTCGATGCCCGTCATATCCAGAATTTCCTCTGGTCCCTCGGCCCGGAGAGGGTTCAGACTGTCCCTTCAGCGGGAGGGCCTGGATGA
- a CDS encoding SCO family protein yields MRRWTGLLIMLFAIGVTPSTVRAASFDPFDAAGIDSEPGAQIPLDLTFQDETGRTASLRSLGGGRPIVLAPVLHKCPNICGVTLGGLADAVVSQPRDPDFVVVALSIDPHETPRDAAASLSALAARQADGPSRSYHALVGTAEAVESITGSLGYRYAYDPELGQFAHAAAVAVLSSEGRLVRWVYGLAPTSDELRDAIASAQKNRVGGLGERLILLCYHYDPRTGRYTLLINRLVQMAGTATVLILAAAVVVLWRRERAVRSGGQ; encoded by the coding sequence ATGAGACGGTGGACTGGCCTTCTCATCATGCTTTTCGCCATCGGGGTCACGCCCTCGACAGTTCGGGCAGCTTCGTTCGATCCATTCGATGCCGCGGGAATCGACTCCGAGCCGGGTGCGCAGATACCGCTCGACTTGACCTTTCAGGACGAGACAGGGCGCACGGCCAGTCTGCGTTCCCTCGGAGGGGGCAGACCCATCGTTCTCGCACCCGTGCTGCATAAATGCCCCAATATCTGCGGTGTGACGCTGGGAGGATTGGCCGATGCAGTTGTGAGTCAGCCGCGCGATCCCGATTTCGTCGTAGTTGCTCTCAGCATCGACCCGCATGAAACACCCAGGGACGCTGCGGCCTCCCTGTCGGCGCTCGCGGCTCGGCAAGCAGACGGACCGTCGAGGAGCTACCATGCTTTGGTCGGAACCGCAGAAGCGGTGGAATCGATCACGGGTTCTTTGGGGTATCGCTACGCCTATGATCCTGAACTCGGTCAGTTCGCCCATGCGGCTGCCGTCGCCGTGCTGTCCTCAGAAGGACGTCTTGTGCGATGGGTCTACGGTCTGGCCCCCACTTCGGACGAGCTTAGGGATGCGATAGCTTCCGCGCAAAAAAATAGGGTCGGCGGCCTCGGTGAACGACTGATCCTGCTCTGCTACCATTATGATCCGCGTACAGGACGCTACACGCTCTTGATTAACCGCCTCGTGCAGATGGCCGGAACCGCGACGGTGCTGATCCTGGCCGCTGCGGTCGTGGTCTTGTGGCGCCGGGAGCGGGCAGTCCGGAGTGGGGGGCAATGA
- a CDS encoding cytochrome c oxidase subunit 3, which yields MSDQPAAHSPYAEPAQQREADLLGMYIFLVTEIMLFGGFLTAVYVVRVLHPEEASSAAKHLNLWLGSLNTAVLLTSSLAMALAVQLSREGKFRATSAWLCLTVALGLVFLAIKSVEYYQEYAEGLMPLSDGMRPLSKPGEQLFFNFYLVGTGLHALHLTIGIILVSGLAWRVARSETPLPRRAVTVEIVGLYWHLVDVVWVFIYPIFYLAR from the coding sequence GTGAGTGACCAGCCCGCCGCCCATTCGCCCTATGCGGAGCCAGCACAGCAGCGTGAGGCCGATCTTTTAGGCATGTATATCTTCCTCGTGACCGAGATCATGCTGTTCGGGGGCTTTCTGACTGCGGTCTACGTGGTGCGCGTCTTGCACCCCGAAGAGGCTTCATCGGCCGCAAAGCATCTGAATCTATGGCTCGGCAGTCTCAATACGGCAGTGCTCCTGACGTCCAGCCTGGCGATGGCGCTCGCCGTCCAGCTGTCACGTGAAGGAAAGTTCCGTGCAACCTCTGCTTGGCTTTGCCTGACGGTTGCACTCGGGCTTGTCTTCCTGGCGATCAAGAGTGTCGAGTACTACCAGGAATACGCCGAGGGCCTGATGCCGCTCTCTGACGGGATGAGGCCCCTGTCGAAGCCCGGCGAGCAGCTCTTTTTCAATTTTTACTTGGTGGGAACCGGCCTGCACGCCCTCCATCTCACGATCGGCATCATCCTGGTGTCCGGGCTTGCATGGCGTGTCGCACGTTCCGAAACTCCCTTGCCGCGCCGAGCCGTGACGGTGGAAATCGTGGGGCTCTACTGGCACCTCGTCGATGTGGTTTGGGTATTCATTTACCCGATCTTCTATCTTGCCCGGTGA
- a CDS encoding TAT-variant-translocated molybdopterin oxidoreductase — protein sequence MRSSGLHTGDADWIRRHLDGKSGRAFWRGLEQLSEAPEFKRLLAAEFPSLAQGPMDFARRDVLKCLGASLVLAGLTGCSEDLNYSVPYVEAPENIIPGRPKYYATAVLMGGYAQPVLGETHVGRPTKLEGNPDHPACLGATDAFTQAAVLSLYDPDRSRSPRYMGRPAAWAELDAMLVSQAARLDATAGQGFCLLTGATSSPTMGRQLKALTERWPRARWYIHEPAGEEGRFEATRLAFGQRLEQRFHLDRAEVLVCLDDDVLGPGPKQTYHARCWATRRQAAQRGEGGCKIWVAEPTPSLTGVMASRRAIVTPGRISALVAALASQLGVPSGPAHSLAEEERRWIEGAAAALEAHGGRGLVSVGHQHDPAVQALGLLINAKLGNVGATLTFAEPSLLQASDEGATLPDLVRRMEADEVSSLAVLDCNPAYTAPADLGFAGAMERVETRFHAGLYFDETAALCQWHAPLKHDLETWSDARAADGLATILQPLIGFSFGGRSQHVILENCLGDVFTEDRAVVAETWRAIWGEPFEERWHSALVAGFIPGSAPPEVVPQFPLESAPPVASVSRAEELTVVVRTDPTVWDGRFANIAWLQELPKPLTKVTWDNVILVSPALAEKLKIETGSEVRLEVSGRSVTGPAWVMPGQEQRTVTVFLGYGRTMPGRVMEGTGYDAYRIRTSRETWQFGGARLAPTGKKWQLASTQLHFALEGRDMVRFMPSEEARANRSGAEQAKGKGAQRETIYPVFGYESPSWGMSIDTDLCIGCNACVVACVAENNIPMVGKEQVAKGREMFWLRVDRYYEGPPEDPRTVFQPVPCMHCEKAPCEMGCPVNATTHSPDGLNQQVYNRCIGTRTCSSFCPYKVRRFNWFDLTGNDPPEIQALRNPDVTVRARGVMEKCTYCVQRIRSAEIQAKIEGRAVRDGEIQTACQQACPTSAIAFGDVADSETIVSRRKASPRDYSLLEEVNTWPRTTYLARIEDETPGNGSKRG from the coding sequence ATGAGATCGAGCGGACTACATACCGGCGATGCCGATTGGATTCGTCGCCACCTGGACGGGAAAAGCGGCCGCGCGTTCTGGCGCGGTCTCGAGCAGCTGAGCGAAGCTCCTGAATTCAAGCGTCTGCTCGCTGCCGAGTTTCCATCGCTAGCTCAAGGCCCGATGGATTTTGCGCGGCGCGATGTTCTGAAGTGCCTTGGCGCTTCGCTTGTCCTCGCCGGTCTCACCGGTTGCTCCGAGGACTTGAACTACAGCGTGCCCTATGTGGAGGCGCCGGAGAATATCATTCCCGGGCGCCCAAAATACTATGCAACGGCAGTCCTGATGGGAGGATATGCACAACCGGTTCTGGGCGAAACCCATGTGGGGCGGCCGACGAAGCTTGAAGGCAATCCGGACCATCCTGCGTGCCTCGGTGCAACGGATGCCTTTACGCAGGCAGCGGTCCTCAGCCTCTATGATCCTGATCGCTCACGGTCTCCGCGCTACATGGGACGTCCCGCGGCGTGGGCCGAACTCGATGCGATGCTGGTGTCCCAGGCCGCGCGCCTCGACGCGACGGCAGGACAGGGCTTCTGCCTTCTGACCGGTGCTACAAGTTCGCCAACCATGGGCCGCCAGCTGAAAGCGCTGACGGAGCGTTGGCCCAGGGCCCGCTGGTATATCCACGAACCAGCCGGAGAGGAGGGGCGCTTCGAAGCAACACGCCTTGCCTTCGGACAAAGGCTGGAACAGCGATTTCATCTCGATAGAGCTGAAGTCCTTGTCTGCCTTGACGATGACGTCTTAGGGCCAGGTCCGAAGCAGACTTATCACGCGCGCTGCTGGGCGACACGACGTCAGGCTGCGCAGCGGGGCGAAGGGGGCTGTAAGATCTGGGTGGCTGAGCCGACCCCATCGCTGACAGGCGTCATGGCAAGCCGGCGTGCCATTGTGACGCCTGGGAGGATCTCCGCTTTGGTTGCCGCGCTGGCTTCACAATTGGGCGTTCCTTCCGGACCAGCCCACTCTCTCGCTGAGGAGGAGCGGCGGTGGATCGAGGGAGCCGCAGCAGCACTTGAGGCTCACGGGGGGCGGGGCCTTGTGAGCGTCGGACATCAGCACGATCCTGCGGTGCAAGCCCTCGGGCTTCTCATTAATGCGAAACTTGGAAATGTAGGAGCGACACTGACTTTCGCCGAGCCAAGCCTTCTGCAGGCATCGGATGAAGGTGCCACCCTCCCCGATCTTGTTCGGAGGATGGAGGCCGATGAGGTCTCATCCCTCGCAGTCCTTGACTGCAATCCGGCCTATACGGCCCCGGCCGACCTGGGCTTTGCAGGAGCGATGGAACGGGTCGAGACGCGATTTCATGCAGGGTTATATTTCGACGAAACTGCGGCTCTGTGCCAGTGGCATGCTCCTCTGAAGCATGATCTCGAGACTTGGAGCGACGCACGTGCGGCCGATGGGCTCGCGACGATCCTTCAGCCGCTAATTGGTTTCTCTTTCGGCGGACGCTCCCAACACGTCATTCTGGAGAATTGTCTTGGTGACGTCTTCACCGAGGACCGTGCCGTTGTGGCTGAGACTTGGCGCGCAATCTGGGGCGAGCCATTCGAGGAACGCTGGCATTCTGCACTGGTTGCGGGCTTCATCCCAGGCAGTGCTCCGCCTGAGGTCGTGCCCCAGTTTCCTCTCGAATCCGCTCCACCTGTGGCAAGCGTATCCCGGGCTGAAGAGCTCACTGTCGTCGTCAGGACTGACCCTACGGTCTGGGACGGGCGCTTCGCCAATATTGCGTGGCTTCAGGAACTGCCGAAGCCTCTAACTAAGGTGACATGGGACAATGTGATCCTTGTGAGCCCGGCCCTCGCAGAGAAGCTCAAGATCGAAACCGGAAGCGAGGTCAGGCTCGAGGTTTCAGGTCGCTCGGTGACGGGCCCGGCATGGGTCATGCCAGGTCAGGAGCAGCGGACGGTCACGGTTTTCCTGGGCTATGGCCGTACGATGCCCGGGCGTGTGATGGAGGGGACGGGCTATGACGCCTACCGGATCCGGACATCCCGAGAGACCTGGCAGTTCGGCGGCGCAAGGCTCGCGCCAACTGGCAAGAAATGGCAGCTCGCCTCCACGCAACTTCACTTCGCCCTTGAAGGCCGGGACATGGTGCGCTTCATGCCCTCAGAGGAGGCGAGGGCTAACCGCAGCGGTGCGGAACAGGCGAAAGGGAAGGGCGCGCAGAGGGAAACGATCTATCCAGTCTTTGGCTATGAAAGCCCATCCTGGGGCATGTCGATCGATACGGATTTGTGCATCGGGTGCAATGCCTGTGTCGTGGCCTGCGTGGCGGAAAACAACATTCCGATGGTAGGGAAGGAACAGGTCGCCAAGGGCCGTGAGATGTTCTGGCTACGGGTCGATCGCTATTATGAGGGGCCGCCTGAGGATCCGAGGACCGTTTTCCAGCCCGTGCCTTGCATGCATTGCGAGAAGGCGCCGTGCGAGATGGGCTGTCCGGTGAATGCGACCACCCACAGCCCCGACGGCCTGAATCAGCAGGTCTACAACCGCTGCATCGGCACTAGGACCTGTTCGTCGTTCTGTCCCTACAAAGTACGCCGGTTCAACTGGTTCGACCTTACGGGCAATGACCCACCGGAGATTCAGGCCTTGCGAAACCCCGACGTGACCGTTCGCGCCCGGGGCGTCATGGAAAAATGCACCTACTGCGTCCAGCGAATCCGGTCCGCCGAGATCCAAGCCAAGATCGAGGGGCGCGCCGTTCGTGATGGGGAGATCCAGACAGCATGCCAGCAAGCCTGTCCGACCAGTGCCATTGCGTTCGGTGACGTAGCCGATTCTGAAACGATTGTGAGCCGCCGGAAGGCATCGCCCCGCGACTACAGCCTGCTGGAGGAAGTCAATACTTGGCCCAGAACAACCTACCTGGCCCGGATCGAGGACGAGACGCCAGGTAATGGGTCAAAGAGGGGATAG
- a CDS encoding cytochrome c produces the protein MNGLRYIAIPGLCAILAGGMAGCRDEMADQRRYDPYGEAKLFPDNKVMQAPPPGAIARDDPAWQLPYLERPPLTAALLARGRERFDIYCSPCHGYAGDGHGIVPSRGFPQPPTFHSKRLRDLPSRHVFDVISNGYGVMYAYADRVSPADRWAIAAYVRALQVSQGARADQLPADDRDVLKTRSQKVPVRQGGAG, from the coding sequence ATGAACGGCCTCCGCTATATAGCAATCCCTGGTCTCTGCGCGATTCTTGCCGGCGGAATGGCAGGATGCCGCGACGAAATGGCCGATCAGCGGCGCTACGACCCCTATGGTGAAGCGAAGCTGTTCCCGGATAATAAGGTGATGCAGGCACCGCCTCCCGGAGCTATCGCGCGGGACGATCCCGCGTGGCAGCTCCCATACCTGGAGCGACCGCCGCTGACGGCGGCATTGCTGGCACGCGGGCGGGAGAGGTTCGATATCTATTGCTCGCCATGCCACGGCTATGCTGGGGACGGACATGGCATAGTGCCGAGCCGTGGTTTTCCTCAGCCTCCGACCTTTCATTCCAAGCGCCTGCGCGACCTGCCATCCAGACATGTCTTCGACGTGATCAGCAACGGGTATGGCGTGATGTACGCCTATGCCGACCGCGTTTCTCCGGCAGATCGATGGGCGATTGCCGCCTATGTGCGCGCACTGCAGGTAAGCCAAGGTGCTCGCGCCGATCAGCTCCCGGCGGATGATCGCGACGTGCTGAAGACACGCTCGCAAAAAGTGCCAGTGAGGCAGGGAGGCGCAGGATGA
- the coxB gene encoding cytochrome c oxidase subunit II has product MSGSLQLWPQQASGHAAQLDTFIMAFTVFVALLVIPVGVLVFVFAVKYRRGKTVDRQHAPNRKVWLEVSWSVVPFLAALGFYVWSTSLFFELRNPPSDTLDIFIVAKQWMWKAQHPGGQREIDELHIPVGQPVRLVMNSQDVIHSFYVPALRVKQDVVPGRVSSLWFKADKPGVYWMTCAEFCGTDHSVMGGRFYVQTADEYAAWLSSSGVDQSLVASGEVLFRKYGCSGCHAASSAVHAPDLAGLYGRAVALASGETVIADEQYIQDSILLPQKQIAAGYEPIMPTFKNILRDDEVIQLVAYIKSLRPASWRVK; this is encoded by the coding sequence ATGAGCGGCTCTCTGCAACTCTGGCCGCAACAGGCCTCAGGTCATGCCGCACAGCTCGACACGTTTATCATGGCCTTCACGGTTTTTGTGGCCTTGCTGGTTATCCCAGTCGGAGTGCTGGTTTTCGTCTTTGCCGTCAAATACCGCCGCGGCAAGACTGTCGATCGCCAGCATGCGCCTAACCGTAAGGTCTGGCTTGAAGTATCTTGGTCCGTTGTGCCGTTTCTTGCCGCGCTCGGTTTCTATGTCTGGTCGACATCCCTTTTCTTCGAACTTAGGAATCCGCCGTCCGACACGCTCGATATTTTCATCGTTGCCAAACAGTGGATGTGGAAAGCTCAGCATCCCGGCGGCCAGCGAGAGATTGACGAATTGCACATTCCCGTCGGTCAGCCGGTGCGCCTGGTCATGAACTCTCAGGACGTGATTCATAGTTTCTATGTCCCGGCCCTGCGCGTCAAACAGGACGTTGTGCCCGGAAGGGTCTCCTCCCTATGGTTCAAGGCGGATAAGCCGGGCGTCTATTGGATGACATGCGCCGAGTTCTGCGGCACCGACCATTCGGTCATGGGCGGCAGGTTCTATGTACAGACGGCCGACGAATATGCCGCTTGGCTCTCCAGTTCCGGCGTCGATCAGTCGTTGGTGGCCTCAGGCGAGGTTCTGTTTCGCAAGTATGGCTGCAGTGGGTGCCATGCGGCCTCTTCGGCCGTTCACGCGCCCGATCTTGCAGGCCTCTACGGCCGCGCCGTCGCGCTCGCGAGCGGCGAGACCGTTATCGCCGACGAGCAGTATATCCAGGACAGCATTCTTCTGCCTCAAAAGCAGATTGCGGCCGGGTACGAGCCCATCATGCCGACATTCAAGAACATCTTGAGAGACGATGAGGTGATCCAGTTGGTCGCTTACATCAAGTCCCTCCGGCCAGCTTCGTGGAGAGTGAAGTGA
- the nrfD gene encoding NrfD/PsrC family molybdoenzyme membrane anchor subunit, with product MAQDVSIRTASSRSRYAEITQEVVGIPLSYPRWRNWWICFGIALALLLLFFVSAGVLFWNGVGVWGNNIPVNWGIAISNYVWWLGIGHAGTLISAMLLLLNQPWRNALNRFAEAMTLFAVTCAGLYPILHLGRPWRFYWMAPYPNTMNIWPQFRSPLTWDFFAVLTYLTVSILFWYIGTAPDLAASRDRARARFWQVFYGILALGWRGSAIHWARWRQAYRLTAAIAVPLVVSVHSEISLLFAAGPIPGWNSTVFPPYFVLGAAFSGFAVVSMIAIVLRRAFYLQNLVTTRHLDLLGKLLLATGLMTAYGYIIEIYAAYYGGERYEMETLWDRFTGVYAFSYWGAIACNFVPLQLLWLRGARTSPFLLFVISLSVAVGMWFERYMLLVTGLYKDYLPSSWGLYDVSIWEWTLYAGMMGVFFVPFLLLIRFLPMISAFEVKETLYEGKVQHSPSVERTGAERISGHA from the coding sequence GTGGCTCAGGATGTCTCCATTCGAACAGCGTCCTCACGTAGCCGCTACGCTGAGATCACGCAGGAGGTCGTCGGCATTCCACTGAGCTATCCTCGCTGGCGCAACTGGTGGATCTGCTTTGGCATCGCTTTGGCACTTCTGCTCTTGTTCTTTGTCTCGGCTGGCGTGCTGTTCTGGAATGGTGTCGGGGTCTGGGGCAATAATATCCCGGTCAATTGGGGCATTGCGATCTCGAATTATGTCTGGTGGCTCGGGATCGGGCACGCCGGCACGCTGATCTCCGCCATGCTGCTTCTACTGAACCAGCCTTGGCGCAATGCTCTGAACCGGTTCGCCGAAGCGATGACGCTGTTCGCCGTCACATGTGCCGGGCTGTATCCGATTCTCCACCTTGGGCGTCCTTGGCGATTCTACTGGATGGCGCCCTATCCGAACACGATGAACATTTGGCCCCAGTTCAGGAGTCCCCTGACTTGGGATTTCTTTGCGGTGCTCACTTATCTCACAGTGTCGATCCTGTTCTGGTATATTGGGACCGCGCCGGATCTCGCCGCATCCCGGGATCGGGCCAGGGCCCGCTTCTGGCAGGTGTTCTACGGAATTCTGGCTCTCGGTTGGCGCGGGTCGGCAATTCACTGGGCCCGGTGGCGGCAAGCCTATCGATTGACGGCAGCCATTGCGGTGCCTCTCGTCGTTTCCGTGCATTCGGAGATTTCGCTCCTTTTCGCGGCGGGGCCGATTCCCGGCTGGAACTCGACGGTCTTTCCGCCTTATTTCGTTCTTGGTGCTGCCTTCTCAGGATTCGCGGTCGTGTCGATGATTGCGATTGTCCTGCGGCGTGCGTTCTACCTTCAGAATCTGGTGACTACACGACACCTCGATCTCCTCGGCAAGCTCCTGCTCGCGACGGGATTGATGACTGCCTATGGCTATATCATCGAGATCTACGCTGCGTACTATGGCGGAGAGCGGTATGAGATGGAAACGCTGTGGGATCGTTTCACGGGCGTCTATGCGTTCAGCTATTGGGGCGCGATTGCCTGCAACTTTGTGCCCTTGCAACTGCTCTGGCTGCGCGGTGCACGAACGAGTCCATTCCTGCTCTTCGTCATCAGTCTGTCGGTTGCTGTCGGCATGTGGTTTGAGCGCTACATGCTGCTCGTGACGGGGCTTTACAAGGATTATCTCCCGTCCTCCTGGGGCCTGTACGACGTCAGTATATGGGAATGGACGCTCTACGCCGGAATGATGGGCGTGTTCTTCGTGCCGTTCCTGCTCTTGATCCGGTTCTTACCGATGATCTCGGCTTTCGAGGTCAAGGAAACCCTTTACGAAGGCAAGGTTCAGCATAGCCCATCCGTTGAACGGACCGGCGCGGAAAGGATCTCCGGCCATGCGTGA
- the ctaD gene encoding cytochrome c oxidase subunit I, with translation MTVGATLETPSERASYLRAGYSLRSWLTTTDHKRIAVLYLYAITAFFFIGGIAAALIRLDLATPGGDLLSNEGYNRAFTLHGVVMVWFFLIPSIPATFGNFLIPLMIGAQDLAFPRINLASWYLYVLAGLFTLYALIAGGVDTGWTFYTPLSTLFANGYVVAALLAVIIVGFSSIFTGMNFIVTVHKLRCPGMTWSRLPLFVWSLYATAMILVLATPVLTMLLILVCIERLSGIGIFNPDLGGDPLLYQHLFWFYSHPAVYIMVLPAFGVLSELVTAAARKRIFGYWFIAYSSVAIAVIGFLVWGHHMFVAGESTYASAVFSFLSIAVAVPSGIKVYNWIATLYKGSISLDPAFLFAMGFIGLFVIGGLTGLMLAMLAVDVHVHDTYFVVAHFHYIMVGGAVTAFFGALHFWWPKITGRMYNITWGRITAALIFLGFNLTFFPQFILGYLGMPRRYHVYPPEFQVLHVLSSAGASILAVGYLLPLIYLLYSLRHGQPAGSNPWGATGLEWTVPSPPPKQNFAEMPVVTRPPYDYPIRDPMSRE, from the coding sequence GTGACAGTCGGTGCAACTCTTGAAACACCGTCCGAAAGGGCGAGTTACCTGAGGGCCGGATATAGTCTGCGGTCCTGGCTCACGACGACCGACCATAAGCGCATCGCTGTCCTGTATCTTTACGCGATCACGGCCTTTTTCTTTATCGGCGGCATCGCGGCCGCTCTGATAAGGCTCGACCTTGCGACTCCCGGCGGGGACCTGCTGTCGAACGAGGGCTATAATCGAGCCTTCACGCTCCACGGAGTCGTCATGGTGTGGTTCTTCCTCATTCCGTCGATTCCAGCCACGTTCGGCAATTTCCTCATCCCACTCATGATTGGTGCGCAAGATCTCGCCTTTCCCAGGATCAACCTGGCGAGCTGGTATCTGTACGTTCTGGCTGGTCTGTTTACGCTGTATGCCTTGATTGCAGGGGGCGTCGATACGGGCTGGACATTCTATACGCCGCTCTCGACCCTCTTCGCCAATGGCTACGTGGTGGCTGCCCTCCTGGCCGTGATCATCGTGGGCTTCTCGTCGATTTTCACGGGCATGAACTTCATCGTCACAGTGCATAAGCTGCGCTGCCCGGGGATGACGTGGTCGCGCTTGCCGCTCTTCGTCTGGTCACTCTATGCGACAGCCATGATTCTGGTTCTGGCGACGCCTGTGCTGACGATGCTGCTCATCCTTGTCTGTATCGAGCGCCTCTCCGGCATCGGAATTTTCAATCCGGATCTGGGCGGTGATCCACTGCTCTACCAGCATCTCTTCTGGTTCTACAGCCATCCGGCCGTCTATATCATGGTGCTGCCGGCCTTCGGCGTCTTGAGCGAGCTTGTCACCGCCGCGGCCCGTAAACGCATCTTTGGCTACTGGTTCATCGCCTATTCGAGCGTGGCGATTGCCGTCATCGGGTTTCTCGTGTGGGGACACCACATGTTCGTGGCCGGCGAGTCCACATATGCCAGTGCAGTGTTCTCCTTCCTGAGCATCGCCGTTGCGGTGCCGTCCGGGATCAAGGTCTACAACTGGATCGCGACGCTCTACAAAGGTTCGATTTCCCTCGACCCCGCTTTTCTCTTCGCCATGGGCTTCATTGGTCTTTTTGTAATCGGTGGCCTTACCGGTCTCATGCTCGCTATGCTTGCCGTCGACGTGCATGTCCATGACACGTATTTCGTCGTGGCCCACTTTCACTACATCATGGTCGGGGGTGCGGTCACGGCATTCTTCGGTGCGCTGCACTTCTGGTGGCCCAAGATCACCGGACGGATGTACAACATCACCTGGGGCCGGATCACGGCGGCGCTGATTTTCCTGGGATTTAACCTGACGTTCTTTCCGCAGTTCATCCTCGGCTATCTCGGAATGCCCCGGCGCTATCACGTGTATCCGCCGGAGTTTCAGGTCCTTCACGTACTGTCTTCGGCTGGGGCGAGTATTCTGGCCGTCGGATATCTTCTTCCTCTCATATATCTCCTCTACTCCCTGCGGCATGGACAGCCTGCAGGCTCAAATCCTTGGGGGGCGACCGGCCTTGAATGGACAGTTCCGTCACCTCCGCCAAAGCAGAACTTCGCCGAGATGCCTGTCGTTACGAGACCCCCGTACGACTATCCGATCAGGGATCCGATGAGCCGTGAGTGA